From a region of the Thiomicrorhabdus sp. genome:
- a CDS encoding HlyC/CorC family transporter, whose product MSDSSSGSSWLERLGKVFSDEPESREELITVLKDAQSQGVLDADALLMIEGVLDVSEARVRDIMIPRPQIEIIDANDSLESILETMLESSHSRYPVMLDKEIVGILLAKDVLRAVVKGELNDKDDLQKIYREANFIPESKRLNVLLREFKSSRNHLALVVDEYAELAGLVTIEDVLEQIVGDIEDEHDITEDECIQKRAGGAYSVQALTTIEEFNQFFGTEIETENTETMGGFLSSELGHVPVVGEEIETHGIVFRVLKASDRRAELFEAKPVQNDETENASTENNTVSNDVSSENVTS is encoded by the coding sequence TAGAGCGTCTTGGAAAAGTATTTTCAGATGAACCGGAGAGTCGAGAAGAACTAATAACTGTTTTAAAAGATGCACAATCACAAGGTGTGCTTGATGCAGATGCATTGTTAATGATTGAAGGGGTTTTGGATGTGTCTGAAGCCCGAGTGCGAGACATTATGATTCCTCGTCCGCAAATTGAAATTATTGATGCAAATGATAGTTTAGAGTCAATTTTAGAGACTATGTTAGAGAGTTCTCATTCACGTTATCCTGTTATGTTGGATAAAGAAATTGTTGGAATTTTACTCGCCAAAGACGTTTTACGTGCGGTTGTAAAAGGTGAGTTAAATGATAAAGATGATTTGCAAAAAATTTACCGTGAAGCCAATTTTATTCCTGAAAGTAAGCGTTTAAATGTTCTGTTAAGAGAGTTTAAATCTAGCCGTAATCACTTAGCATTGGTTGTTGACGAATATGCTGAATTAGCGGGCCTGGTAACCATTGAAGATGTGTTAGAACAAATTGTTGGTGATATTGAAGATGAACACGACATTACCGAAGATGAATGCATTCAAAAACGTGCAGGAGGAGCTTATTCTGTTCAAGCTTTAACAACGATTGAAGAGTTTAATCAGTTTTTTGGTACAGAAATCGAAACCGAAAATACTGAAACCATGGGCGGGTTTTTAAGTTCAGAATTAGGTCATGTTCCTGTGGTGGGTGAAGAGATAGAAACCCACGGTATTGTTTTTAGAGTATTAAAAGCTAGTGATCGCCGTGCAGAGCTGTTTGAAGCAAAACCTGTTCAGAATGACGAGACTGAGAATGCATCTACTGAAAACAACACTGTTTCAAACGATGTTAGTTCAGAGAATGTAACGTCATAA